A window from Bos indicus isolate NIAB-ARS_2022 breed Sahiwal x Tharparkar chromosome 1, NIAB-ARS_B.indTharparkar_mat_pri_1.0, whole genome shotgun sequence encodes these proteins:
- the LOC109563759 gene encoding keratin-associated protein 6-1, whose product MCGYYGNYYGGLGCGSYGYGGLGCGYGSCYVSGFRRLGCGYGCGYGCGYGYGSRSLCGCGYGCGSGYGSGFGYYY is encoded by the coding sequence ATGTGTGGCTACTACGGAAACTACTATGGCGGCCTTGGCTGTGGAAGCTATGGATATGGAGGCCTGGGCTGTGGCTATGGCTCCTGCTATGTCTCTGGCTTCCGCAGGCTGGGCTGTGGCTATGGCTGTGGCTACGGCTGTGGCTATGGCTATGGCTCCCGCTCTCTCTGTGGCTGTGGCTATGGATGTGGCTCTGGTTATGGCTCTGGCTTTGGCTACTACTATTGA
- the LOC139177728 gene encoding keratin-associated protein 6-1-like, producing the protein MCGYYGNYYGGLGCGSYGYGGLGCGYGSGYGSCYGSGFRRLGCGYGSCYGSGFRRLGCGYGCGYGYGSRSLCGCGYGCGYGSGFGYYC; encoded by the coding sequence ATGTGTGGCTACTACGGAAACTACTATGGCGGCCTCGGCTGTGGAAGCTACGGCTATGGAGGCCTGGGCTGTGGCTATGGCTCCGGCTATGGCTCCTGCTATGGCTCTGGCTTCCGCAGGCTGGGCTGTGGCTATGGCTCCTGCTACGGCTCTGGCTTCCGCAGGCTGGGCTGTGGCTATGGCTGTGGCTACGGCTATGGCTCCCGCTCTCTCTGTGGCTGTGGCTATGGATGTGGCTATGGCTCTGGCTTTGGCTACTACTGTTGA